A stretch of the Hydra vulgaris chromosome 09, alternate assembly HydraT2T_AEP genome encodes the following:
- the LOC124811014 gene encoding uncharacterized protein LOC124811014 isoform X2: MKSFYISFIMETLTTTQRYEKELKINNVDYKYVCTFKEEIFQLQIIKFNMFIYTKEFNYAFVQENDDNWKIFKDSNKIWNYLSFKREPKQIGLIEHKDSITIDLDWLLGEDEIPLKLTVVLMKENESSEIVIQEIGKTLFELKKKCLELKNENESMKKYFTYYNVNLYCKVKCLIYKDIFNARNEGIIKKVGNPAYNDTSYPNTNKLYSQSMIQYGAANENSGNGAEIIIPDGYNLLWVRILNDRWTHFNATFNDGNKENIGQFMDGFRLLNSISPKGISNDASYNHHTWFPIPVRRSGKIILTSGAKTNSHFWISGIAFGLNIWNIAYNSAPAYTHYINGGSGVTPHDNWNNDPLCYVAPKSIGILYIPVIPSKYDKLLYFVGHNNNWNENHITKLTVNDKVVDTFSDNYDNPISRHHNGKIYSRYYATLIPRELIPEDSFFLKVEFDMTDQITNGFYLRECGTHDNLNPFNIIQ; this comes from the coding sequence CTTTATAATGGAAACACTTACTACTACTCAACGCTACGAGAAagagttgaaaataaataatgtgGATTACAAGTACGTATGTACTTTCaaagaagaaatttttcaattacaaattatcaaatttaacATGTTTATTTACACAAAAGAGTTTAACTACGCTTTTGTGCAAGAAAATGATGATAATTGGAAAATATTTAAGGATTCGAATAAAATATggaattatttaagttttaaaaggGAGCCCAAGCAAATTGGATTAATAGAGCACAAGGATAGTATTACAATTGACTTGGATTGGTTGCTTGGTGAGGATGAAATCCCGTTAAAATTAACAGTAGTTCTTATGAAGGAAAATGAATCTTCTGAAATTGTTATTCAAGAAATtggaaaaactttatttgaattaaaaaaaaaatgcttagagttgaaaaatgaaaacgaaagtatgaaaaaatactttaccTACTATAACGTTAATCTTTATTGCAAAGTCAAATGCCTCAtttacaaagatatttttaatgcGAGAAATgaaggtataattaaaaaagttggaaaTCCTGCATACAACGATACTAGTTACCCGAATACTAACAAACTTTACAGTCAATCAATGATTCAATATGGTGCTGCTAATGAAAATAGTGGAAATGGAGCAGAAATTATTATTCCTGATGGCTATAATTTATTATGGGTAAGGATTCTAAATGATAGATGGACACACTTCAATGCGACTTTTAATGATGGAAATAAAGAGAATATTGGACAATTTATGGATGGATTTCGACTTTTAAACTCGATTTCTCCTAAAGGTATATCTAATGATGCATCATATAATCATCATACTTGGTTTCCGATTCCTGTTAGAAGATCtggcaaaattattttaacatctGGTGCAAAAACAAATAGTCATTTTTGGATTTCAGGTATTGCATTTGGTTTAAATATTTGGAACATTGCTTATAATTCTGCTCCTGCTTATACACATTACATTAATGGAGGAAGTGGTGTAACACCACACGATAATTGGAATAATGATCCGTTATGTTATGTTGCGcctaaaagtattggaattttGTACATTCCAGTTATTCCCTCTAAATATGATAAGCTTTTGTACTTTGTTGGACATAACAATAATTGGAACGAAAATCACATTACTAAGCTAACAGTAAATGATAAAGTTGTTGATACCTTCTCTGATAATTATGACAATCCTATTTCAAGGCACCACAatggaaaaatttattctagatATTATGCTACTTTAATACCTCGAGAATTAATACCAGAAGATTCTTTCTTCCTAAAAGTAGAGTTTGACATGACCGATCAAATTACGAATGGGTTTTATTTAAGAGAATGCGGAACTCATGATAACCTTAAtccttttaatattattcaataa
- the LOC136084498 gene encoding uncharacterized protein LOC136084498: MSPKDQRGKHMNRPRSFTKDKNERIINHIRSFRGQQSHYFLKDSKKVNLPGDLNLSRMHAMYLESHPGESCSRESYRCIFNKKFNIAFGYTRKDTCSTCDRFKIDLSNSHPQHELEKLLAERELHWRKGKIFYERKTDAIHGAHSLTWFAAIAFDF; encoded by the exons ATGTCGCCCAAAGATCAAAGAGGGAAACACATGAACCGTCCTCGAAGTTTTACAAAAGACAAAAATGAGAGAATCATAAATCATATTCGATCTTTTAGAGGACAGCAGTCTCATTACTTTCTCAAAGATTCTAAGAAAGTCAACCTTCCTGGAGATCTTAATCTTAGCAGGATGCATGCAATGTATTTAGAAAGTCACCCAGGTGAATCCTGTTCAAGAGAAAGTTATag aTGCATATTTAATAAGAAGTTTAACATTGCCTTTGGTTACACAAGAAAAGACACATGTTCAACATGCGATAGATTTAAAATAGATTTGTCAAATAGTCATCCTCAACATGAACTAGAAAAACTTCTAGCTGAGCGAGAGCTTCACTGGAGgaaaggaaaaattttttatgaaaggAAAACTGATGCTATACATGGTGCACACTCTTTAACCTGGTTTGCTGCAATTGCGTTTGATTTTTAG
- the LOC136085188 gene encoding uncharacterized protein LOC136085188, which yields MEKRRAAYKVLYERFNFLLDNRSLSSEKVVAKTKALIQLCPSDLEDEFTDEFLLFSQMFSDGKSASDKIKLQIDNKLVASFPNVNIAFRIYLSILGTNSEGERSFSKLKLIKNYLRLTMGQARLSSLALLSIENEVMREMTFEDVIVDFANTKSRKVNVI from the coding sequence ATGGAAAAACGCAGAGCAGCTTATAAAGTATTGTACGAAAGGTTTAACTTTCTTCTTGACAACAGATCTTTGTCGAGTGAGAAAGTAGTGGCTAAAACCAAGGCACTAATTCAGTTGTGTCCATCAGACCTCGAAGACGAATTTACCGATGAGTTTTTGCTGTTTTCTCAAATGTTTAGTGATGGTAAATCGGCGTCTGATAAGATTAAGCTGCAAATAGACAATAAACTAGTTGCAAGTTTTCCAAATGTTAATATTGCTTTCAGGATTTATCTCTCTATATTAGGCACGAATTCAGAAGGTGAAcgttctttttcaaaattaaaactgataaaaaactATCTGCGTTTAACTATGGGACAAGCCCGACTATCCTCCCTGGCACTGCTATCAATTGAAAATGAAGTAATGCGGGAGATGACATTTGAAGATGTTATAGTTGATTTTGCAAATACCAAAAGTCGAAAAGTTAATGTCATCTAA